A genomic segment from Pirellulales bacterium encodes:
- a CDS encoding c-type cytochrome domain-containing protein — protein MSLISANIRLLPALTLSIAAALQTCVVATAEEAKPDDKAQAKVTYEEHVQAIFRQHCFTCHGPDTAKSDLRLDNYAAMMRGGASGAVIEPGDADSSRLWKLVSHEETPEMPPKQDKLPEATLATLKQWITLGALEKAGSTAKIKAKPKIEMKASAGAGKPEGPPPMPEGLTRQPSVYTVRPAAVTALAASPWAPLVAVAGQKQIVLYNTDNAQLLGVLAFPEGTPQVLRFSRSGTVLLAGGGRDGQSGRVVLFDVKSGQRITEIGDELDTVLAADINDDHTQVALGGPRRVVKIYNVADGALVHEIRKHTEWITAIEYSPDGVLLATADRNGGMFVWEAETAREYQNLKGHTACIGAVSWRIDGNILASTSEDGTLKLWEMEQGQVVKNWAAHGGGSLSVHFAMDGRLVSCGRDKTTKIWDQNGAQQRALEAFGDIALRSVFAHDGGRVVAGDWTGEIRVWNASDGALVTKLASNPPTLAMLAEAEAARAAAAKVAAEAATAELAAAQKAADEKTAAAAALAERLKALQAEIEKVATDKAAADKTLADKAAAAKAAGDAAAAAASAAARAAEEKAAYDKTQTAQASASN, from the coding sequence ATGTCCCTTATATCTGCCAATATCCGCTTGTTGCCGGCGTTGACGCTCTCGATCGCCGCGGCTTTGCAGACTTGTGTGGTCGCGACGGCCGAAGAGGCAAAGCCCGACGACAAGGCCCAGGCCAAGGTCACCTACGAAGAGCACGTGCAGGCGATCTTTCGTCAGCATTGCTTTACGTGCCACGGTCCCGACACGGCCAAGAGCGATCTACGGCTGGACAATTACGCCGCCATGATGCGCGGCGGCGCGAGCGGCGCGGTAATCGAACCGGGCGATGCCGATAGCTCGCGACTGTGGAAGCTCGTCTCGCACGAAGAGACGCCCGAGATGCCCCCCAAGCAGGACAAACTGCCCGAAGCGACGCTGGCGACGCTCAAGCAGTGGATCACACTCGGCGCGCTGGAGAAGGCCGGCTCGACCGCCAAAATCAAGGCGAAGCCGAAAATCGAAATGAAGGCGTCGGCCGGTGCCGGCAAGCCCGAGGGACCGCCCCCCATGCCGGAAGGATTAACGCGGCAACCGTCGGTTTACACCGTGCGTCCCGCGGCCGTCACGGCGCTGGCGGCCAGCCCCTGGGCCCCCTTGGTGGCCGTGGCCGGGCAGAAGCAGATCGTGCTTTACAACACCGACAACGCCCAACTCTTGGGCGTATTGGCCTTCCCCGAAGGAACGCCGCAGGTATTGCGCTTCAGCCGCTCGGGCACGGTACTCCTGGCCGGCGGCGGGCGCGACGGGCAATCCGGACGCGTCGTGCTGTTCGATGTGAAGAGTGGCCAGCGCATCACTGAAATCGGCGACGAGCTCGATACCGTCTTGGCCGCCGACATCAATGACGACCATACGCAAGTCGCCCTGGGCGGACCGCGCCGCGTGGTGAAGATCTACAATGTCGCCGACGGCGCGCTGGTCCACGAGATTCGCAAGCACACCGAGTGGATCACGGCAATCGAGTACAGCCCCGACGGCGTGCTCCTGGCCACGGCCGATCGCAACGGGGGGATGTTCGTTTGGGAGGCGGAGACGGCGCGCGAGTACCAAAATCTGAAAGGGCACACGGCGTGCATCGGTGCGGTTAGTTGGCGCATCGACGGCAATATCCTGGCCAGCACCAGCGAAGACGGCACGCTCAAGCTGTGGGAAATGGAGCAGGGGCAGGTGGTCAAGAACTGGGCCGCGCACGGCGGTGGCAGCCTGTCGGTACACTTCGCCATGGATGGGCGGCTCGTTTCCTGCGGCCGTGACAAGACAACCAAGATCTGGGACCAGAACGGCGCCCAGCAGCGGGCGCTCGAGGCCTTTGGCGACATCGCCTTGCGATCCGTCTTCGCTCACGACGGCGGACGCGTCGTTGCCGGCGATTGGACGGGCGAGATCCGCGTGTGGAACGCGTCCGACGGGGCGCTCGTGACTAAGCTCGCCAGCAACCCGCCTACCTTGGCGATGCTGGCCGAGGCCGAGGCCGCGCGTGCCGCTGCCGCCAAAGTCGCGGCCGAGGCCGCCACGGCGGAACTTGCCGCCGCCCAAAAGGCGGCCGACGAAAAGACGGCCGCGGCGGCGGCGCTGGCCGAGCGACTGAAGGCGCTGCAGGCCGAAATCGAGAAGGTTGCGACCGACAAGGCGGCCGCCGATAAGACACTGGCCGATAAGGCGGCCGCCGCTAAAGCGGCCGGGGACGCCGCGGCGGCGGCCGCGAGCGCCGCGGCCAGGGCTGCCGAAGAAAAAGCGGCCTACGATAAAACGCAGACGGCCCAAGCAAGCGCTTCGAATTAG
- a CDS encoding DNA polymerase III subunit delta': MAWQGLEGHDDVVERFRASLARGRLAHTFLFVGPAGIGKRSFALRLAAALLCQRRPAAALDPCGQCPSCLQIAAGTHPDLLMVSKPADKSFIPLELFIGPKEKRMQQGLCHDISLKPFMGGRRVAIIDDADYLNEEGANSLLKTLEEPPAQSVLILIGTSADRQLPTIRSRAQTVRFRPLPAEVVAQQLVARGLVEDRATAERLAGYSGGSITHAAELADPALWKFRDVLFAQLGERSFDSVTFAKTLAAFVDEAGKEAPLRRARMRLVIGFAIEFHRELVRALAGVPAAEASPHEEVTRAAASGRFDRVDLAALAERSIEALGHVDRNAHQAALLECWLDDLVQLSQPPRVPV; the protein is encoded by the coding sequence ATGGCCTGGCAAGGACTCGAAGGGCATGACGACGTCGTCGAGCGGTTTCGCGCGAGTCTCGCCCGCGGCCGTTTGGCTCACACGTTTCTGTTCGTAGGGCCGGCGGGCATCGGTAAACGCAGCTTCGCGCTGCGCTTGGCCGCGGCGCTTCTGTGCCAGCGGCGTCCGGCCGCCGCGCTCGATCCTTGCGGCCAATGCCCAAGCTGCCTGCAAATTGCCGCCGGCACGCATCCCGATCTGCTCATGGTCAGCAAGCCGGCCGACAAGAGCTTCATCCCGCTCGAGCTTTTCATTGGCCCTAAGGAAAAGCGGATGCAGCAGGGACTGTGCCATGACATTTCGCTGAAGCCGTTCATGGGCGGACGGCGCGTGGCAATTATCGATGACGCCGATTATTTGAATGAGGAAGGGGCCAACAGCCTGCTGAAGACGCTCGAAGAGCCGCCGGCGCAGTCGGTGCTGATCCTGATCGGCACAAGCGCCGATCGGCAATTGCCCACGATTCGCTCCCGCGCGCAGACGGTGCGCTTCCGGCCGCTGCCGGCCGAAGTCGTCGCCCAGCAACTCGTGGCCCGCGGCCTGGTCGAGGATCGCGCGACGGCCGAGCGCCTGGCCGGCTATAGCGGCGGCAGTATCACGCACGCCGCGGAGCTTGCCGATCCCGCCCTGTGGAAGTTTCGCGACGTCCTGTTTGCACAGCTCGGCGAACGATCGTTCGACAGCGTGACGTTTGCCAAGACGCTGGCGGCGTTTGTCGACGAAGCGGGAAAAGAAGCCCCCTTACGCCGCGCCCGCATGCGCCTGGTCATCGGCTTCGCCATCGAGTTCCACCGCGAACTGGTGCGGGCCCTTGCTGGCGTGCCGGCTGCCGAGGCCTCGCCCCACGAGGAAGTGACGCGGGCCGCGGCCTCGGGACGCTTCGACCGGGTGGACCTCGCGGCACTCGCGGAACGCTCGATCGAGGCTCTCGGGCATGTCGACCGCAACGCCCATCAGGCGGCGCTTTTGGAATGCTGGCTCGACGATCTGGTGCAGTTGAGCCAGCCACCCCGCGTGCCGGTTTGA
- a CDS encoding DUF1549 domain-containing protein, whose protein sequence is MSDIIYRSMNRVLVSAVLVLHSGLAWADAPVAKIEVFPPDVELSTSRDSQRLVVMATRTDGVTLDVTPQAQFKPANPALVRFDGPVVFPAADGDTTLEVLCADKSVQIPVTVKQAAADRPISFKLDVMPVFMRAGCNTGSCHGAARGKDGFRLSLFGFDPDGDHFRLTREYSYRRINLALPKESLLIEKAVGAVPHTGGKRFDLESPYCQTLVRWLDAGAPLDAGAVPAVTAVEVFPRQVVLEGEGATQQFIARAKYADGTDRDVTSLAVFLTNNDNSAPINADGLVTAAHRGEAFVMARFETHTVGSQVLVLPKDLQYTPPTTQPANYIDELVNAKLQKLRILPSDLCSDEIFLRRVTVDITGLLPTEAEYIEFVADTDPQKRAKLVDRLLERKEFSEIWGMKWAELLMVKSTVDVSYKSMFLYSNWLTERISSNMPLNLMVQELLGANGGTFTNAATNYYQIERDTLKTAENVAQVFMGIRTQCAQCHNHPFDRWTMNDYYSFAAFFSQIGRKTGEDYRETIIFNTGSGEVTHPVGGRVMPPKFLGGPSPDTAGQDRRVVLARWLASPENPYFATSVANRVWAHFFGVGIVEPVDDIRVSNPASNPELFQALGDRFTQYNYDFKQLVRDICNSQTYQHTSQRNASNEADELNFAHARIRRIRSENLLDSISEVTETKDKFAGLPLGAKAVQIADGNGSTYFLTTFGRSNRATVGVCEVKTDPTLSQSLHLLNGDTIETKVRDGGAIKRMLEAGRTPEQIIETIYIRSLSRKPTPEESQKLLAVVAAEPAPQKGLEDVFWAVLNSREFLFNH, encoded by the coding sequence GTGAGTGACATTATTTACCGCAGCATGAACCGCGTCTTGGTGAGTGCTGTTCTCGTTTTGCATTCGGGCTTGGCCTGGGCTGACGCCCCGGTGGCCAAGATCGAGGTCTTTCCGCCGGACGTCGAGCTGTCGACCTCGCGCGACAGCCAGCGGCTGGTGGTGATGGCCACTCGGACCGATGGCGTGACGCTGGACGTGACGCCGCAAGCGCAGTTCAAGCCGGCGAACCCGGCGCTCGTGCGGTTCGATGGTCCGGTCGTCTTCCCTGCCGCCGACGGCGATACCACGCTGGAAGTTTTGTGCGCGGACAAGTCGGTGCAGATTCCGGTCACCGTGAAGCAGGCTGCCGCGGACCGGCCGATCAGCTTCAAGCTCGACGTGATGCCGGTCTTCATGCGTGCCGGCTGCAACACCGGCAGTTGCCACGGAGCCGCCCGCGGCAAGGACGGATTTCGCCTGTCATTGTTCGGGTTCGACCCGGACGGCGATCACTTCCGCCTGACGCGCGAATATAGCTATCGCCGGATCAACCTGGCGCTGCCGAAGGAAAGTTTGCTGATCGAGAAGGCGGTCGGCGCCGTCCCGCATACGGGCGGCAAGCGCTTCGACCTGGAGAGTCCCTATTGCCAGACGCTGGTTCGCTGGCTGGATGCCGGCGCGCCGCTCGATGCCGGCGCCGTGCCCGCCGTGACGGCCGTCGAGGTCTTCCCGCGCCAGGTGGTGCTGGAGGGCGAGGGGGCCACGCAGCAGTTCATTGCCCGGGCTAAATACGCCGACGGCACTGACCGCGACGTGACGAGCCTGGCGGTGTTCCTGACGAACAACGACAACTCGGCCCCGATCAATGCCGACGGCCTGGTGACGGCCGCCCATCGTGGCGAGGCCTTCGTCATGGCCCGCTTCGAGACGCACACCGTCGGCAGCCAGGTCCTGGTATTGCCGAAGGACTTGCAATACACGCCCCCCACGACGCAACCGGCCAACTACATCGATGAGCTGGTCAACGCCAAGCTGCAAAAGCTGCGCATTCTGCCCAGCGATCTGTGCAGCGACGAAATCTTCCTGCGCCGGGTCACGGTCGACATCACGGGTTTGCTACCGACCGAGGCCGAATACATCGAGTTCGTCGCCGATACCGACCCTCAGAAGCGCGCCAAGCTCGTCGATCGACTGCTCGAGCGAAAAGAGTTCTCCGAAATCTGGGGCATGAAGTGGGCCGAGCTGTTGATGGTCAAGAGCACCGTCGACGTCAGCTATAAATCGATGTTCCTGTACTCGAACTGGCTGACCGAGCGGATTTCGAGCAACATGCCCTTGAACTTGATGGTGCAGGAGCTGCTCGGCGCCAACGGCGGCACTTTTACCAACGCGGCGACAAACTACTACCAGATCGAGCGCGACACGCTGAAGACGGCCGAGAACGTGGCCCAGGTGTTCATGGGCATTCGCACTCAGTGCGCCCAATGCCACAACCATCCGTTCGATCGCTGGACGATGAACGACTACTACAGCTTCGCCGCGTTCTTCTCGCAGATCGGCCGCAAGACGGGGGAAGATTATCGCGAGACGATCATTTTCAATACCGGCAGCGGCGAGGTCACGCATCCCGTCGGCGGGCGGGTGATGCCGCCGAAGTTCCTGGGAGGCCCGAGCCCCGACACGGCCGGGCAGGATCGCCGCGTGGTACTGGCCAGGTGGCTGGCCTCGCCGGAGAATCCGTACTTCGCCACGAGCGTCGCCAACCGCGTGTGGGCGCATTTCTTCGGCGTCGGCATCGTGGAGCCGGTCGACGACATTCGCGTCAGCAACCCGGCCAGCAACCCCGAGTTGTTCCAGGCCCTGGGGGACCGCTTCACGCAATACAACTACGACTTCAAGCAGTTGGTGCGCGACATTTGCAATTCGCAGACGTATCAGCACACCAGTCAACGGAACGCCAGTAACGAAGCGGACGAGCTGAACTTCGCCCACGCGCGCATCCGCCGCATTCGCTCTGAGAATTTGCTCGACAGCATCAGCGAAGTCACCGAGACCAAGGACAAGTTCGCGGGGCTGCCGCTGGGAGCCAAGGCCGTCCAGATTGCCGACGGCAACGGATCGACCTATTTCCTCACGACCTTCGGCCGTTCGAATCGCGCCACGGTCGGCGTGTGTGAAGTGAAGACCGATCCCACGCTCTCGCAATCGCTGCACCTGCTCAACGGCGATACGATCGAGACCAAGGTCCGCGACGGCGGCGCCATCAAGCGGATGCTCGAGGCGGGCCGCACGCCCGAGCAGATCATCGAAACGATCTACATTCGCTCGCTGTCGCGCAAACCGACGCCTGAGGAATCGCAAAAGCTGCTGGCGGTCGTTGCCGCCGAGCCGGCTCCACAGAAGGGATTGGAAGACGTCTTCTGGGCCGTGTTGAACTCCCGGGAGTTTTTGTTCAACCACTAG
- a CDS encoding carbon storage regulator, whose translation MLVLSRRENERIKLGDSIVVTVVRVSRDKVRLGIEAPADMLVLREELETAPAAESASPSEAIGGANC comes from the coding sequence ATGCTCGTCCTGTCGCGAAGGGAAAACGAAAGAATCAAACTCGGTGACTCGATCGTTGTCACAGTCGTCCGAGTGAGCCGAGATAAGGTCCGATTAGGCATCGAAGCCCCCGCCGATATGCTGGTCCTTCGAGAGGAGCTCGAAACAGCTCCTGCCGCGGAATCGGCGAGCCCCAGTGAAGCCATCGGTGGCGCGAACTGTTGA
- a CDS encoding PPC domain-containing protein, with protein MRNGMLISRVARCVLVLTVAVSLATSAADAASPSVGSITPVGAQRGVETEVTFNGARLADAQEILFYSPGFEVKGMEAADNAVKVKLAIAADCRLGQHAMRLRTASGTSELRTFYVGALPEIKEAEPNSDFAQPQKIDLGVTVNGVVDNEDVDFFVIDAKKGERITAEIEGIRLGYTFFDPYVAILDKQRFELANSDDAALVWQDGVAAVIAPEDGSYIVQVRETAYGGNGSCMYRLHVGRFPRPRATIPAGGRYGETVDVRVLGDVAGERTQQIVLPASPTPKFGFFAQDDQGIAPSPNVFRLGDLANKIEAEPNNDPATATAFEAPIALAGVISQPGDVDCFKFTAKKGQQFDVRVLARGIRSPLDPVLNINRIGGAGVAGNDDSGGPDSYVRLAVPEDDEYVIYVQDHLKKGGVDYAYRVEITPVKPRLVMGLPERSQFVDITIDVPQGNRTAALVSASRADFGGNLIVDIKDLPPGVTIQTDKMPANQTIVPVLYTAAADAPLAGRLADVVGRHEDPNQNIEGHLEQTTSMVRGQNNINVWTHTADRMAVSLTQAVPYSIEIIQPKVPIVRDGSMELKVKATRKEGFTAPITVSMLYNPPGIGSPSSVAIPEGKDEVILPLTANSGAEVRVWKIAVLGSATVGNGPVTVSSQLADLEIAEPFVGFAYTAAAVEKGKETDVVIAVTKNKDFDGNAKVELLGLPNEVTSVPGEINKDAKELLFHVKTTANSPAGKHKTLLSRITIVAQGEPITHMIGGGELRVDEPLPPKANEPAAAAAAPMPMPAADKPPEKRLTRLEQLRLDRQKAKEAAKQQAAAAAAEPAPPAEAKPAEAAAAEAKPAG; from the coding sequence ATGCGTAATGGCATGTTGATTTCGCGCGTCGCGCGCTGCGTATTGGTTCTGACCGTTGCCGTGTCGTTAGCGACGTCGGCGGCCGACGCCGCCAGCCCCAGCGTCGGTTCGATCACCCCGGTCGGCGCGCAGCGCGGCGTCGAGACGGAGGTCACCTTCAACGGCGCCCGCCTGGCGGATGCCCAGGAGATCCTCTTCTATTCGCCGGGCTTCGAGGTGAAGGGGATGGAAGCCGCAGATAACGCCGTGAAGGTCAAGCTGGCGATCGCGGCCGACTGCCGACTTGGTCAACATGCCATGCGTCTGCGCACGGCCAGCGGCACCAGCGAGTTGCGAACGTTCTACGTCGGGGCTCTTCCGGAAATCAAAGAGGCCGAGCCGAACAGCGACTTCGCCCAGCCCCAAAAGATTGACCTGGGCGTGACCGTCAATGGCGTTGTCGACAACGAAGACGTCGACTTCTTCGTGATCGACGCCAAGAAGGGCGAACGCATCACGGCCGAAATCGAAGGGATCCGGCTGGGCTATACGTTCTTTGATCCTTACGTGGCCATTCTCGATAAGCAGCGCTTCGAGCTGGCCAACTCGGACGACGCGGCCCTGGTCTGGCAAGATGGCGTGGCGGCCGTGATCGCTCCGGAAGATGGCAGCTACATCGTGCAAGTTCGCGAGACCGCCTACGGCGGCAACGGTTCGTGCATGTACCGGCTGCACGTAGGGCGATTCCCGCGCCCACGCGCGACGATTCCGGCCGGCGGAAGATATGGCGAGACCGTCGACGTTCGCGTCCTGGGTGACGTCGCCGGCGAGCGCACGCAGCAGATCGTTCTGCCCGCGTCCCCGACGCCAAAGTTCGGTTTTTTCGCGCAGGACGACCAAGGGATCGCCCCTTCGCCCAACGTTTTCCGCCTGGGCGACTTAGCGAACAAGATCGAGGCCGAGCCGAACAATGATCCGGCCACGGCCACGGCCTTCGAAGCGCCGATCGCACTGGCGGGCGTTATCTCGCAGCCGGGCGATGTCGACTGCTTCAAGTTCACGGCCAAGAAAGGGCAGCAGTTCGACGTCCGCGTCCTGGCCCGCGGGATTCGTTCGCCGCTCGACCCGGTACTGAATATCAATCGCATCGGCGGGGCTGGCGTGGCCGGCAACGACGACAGCGGCGGTCCGGACAGCTACGTCCGCCTGGCCGTGCCCGAGGACGACGAATACGTCATCTACGTGCAGGATCATCTAAAGAAAGGAGGCGTTGATTACGCCTACCGCGTGGAAATCACGCCCGTGAAACCACGGCTCGTGATGGGCCTGCCCGAGCGGTCGCAGTTCGTCGACATCACGATCGACGTTCCGCAGGGGAACCGCACGGCGGCGTTGGTGAGCGCGTCGCGGGCCGACTTCGGCGGCAACCTGATCGTCGATATCAAGGATCTGCCGCCGGGCGTAACCATTCAAACCGACAAGATGCCGGCGAATCAAACGATCGTGCCGGTGCTGTACACCGCGGCGGCCGATGCCCCGCTCGCCGGCCGCCTGGCCGACGTGGTGGGCCGGCACGAAGACCCGAATCAAAACATCGAAGGGCACTTGGAACAGACGACCTCGATGGTCCGCGGCCAGAACAACATCAATGTCTGGACGCATACGGCCGACCGGATGGCCGTGTCGCTGACGCAGGCCGTGCCCTATTCGATCGAGATCATTCAGCCCAAGGTGCCGATCGTGCGCGACGGCTCGATGGAGCTGAAGGTCAAGGCGACTCGCAAGGAGGGCTTCACCGCGCCGATCACGGTTTCGATGCTCTACAACCCGCCCGGCATCGGTTCCCCCAGCTCGGTGGCGATTCCCGAAGGCAAGGACGAGGTGATTCTGCCGCTGACGGCCAATAGCGGCGCGGAAGTGCGCGTTTGGAAAATTGCGGTCCTCGGCTCGGCCACGGTCGGTAACGGGCCAGTCACGGTCTCATCGCAACTGGCCGACCTGGAAATTGCCGAACCATTTGTCGGCTTTGCCTACACCGCCGCCGCGGTGGAAAAGGGGAAAGAAACCGACGTCGTGATCGCGGTCACCAAGAACAAGGATTTCGACGGTAACGCCAAGGTCGAGCTGCTTGGGCTGCCGAACGAAGTGACTTCGGTGCCGGGCGAGATCAACAAAGACGCCAAGGAACTGTTGTTCCATGTGAAGACGACGGCCAACTCGCCGGCCGGCAAGCACAAGACGCTGCTCTCGCGGATCACGATCGTCGCGCAGGGAGAACCGATCACGCACATGATCGGCGGCGGCGAACTGCGCGTCGACGAACCGCTACCGCCCAAGGCGAACGAGCCGGCCGCTGCCGCCGCGGCGCCGATGCCCATGCCCGCGGCCGACAAACCACCAGAGAAGCGTTTGACGCGATTGGAACAGTTGCGCCTCGACCGGCAAAAGGCGAAGGAAGCCGCCAAGCAACAAGCAGCGGCCGCCGCTGCCGAGCCGGCTCCTCCCGCGGAAGCGAAACCAGCCGAGGCGGCTGCGGCGGAGGCGAAGCCCGCGGGCTGA
- a CDS encoding DUF1501 domain-containing protein — translation HDMHATILHLLGLDHERLTYRFGGRDFRLTDVHGHVIREILA, via the coding sequence CACGACATGCACGCCACGATCCTGCATCTCTTGGGCCTGGATCACGAGCGGCTTACCTACCGCTTCGGCGGCCGCGATTTCCGCCTGACCGACGTACACGGCCACGTGATCCGCGAAATCCTGGCTTAG
- a CDS encoding secondary thiamine-phosphate synthase enzyme YjbQ, which translates to MSWLQRTIRLPAQRRGFHLITRAIISALPELAEFRVGLLHVFIQHTSASLTINENADPDVPADMERVFDTLAPEDFPYVHTAEGPDDMPAHVKAALLGSSVSVPLADGRLCLGTWQGIYLCEHRDHATPRSLVLTLWGEKE; encoded by the coding sequence ATGTCCTGGTTGCAACGCACGATTCGCTTGCCGGCGCAGCGGCGCGGCTTTCACTTGATCACCCGCGCCATCATCAGCGCGCTGCCGGAGCTGGCCGAGTTTCGCGTGGGCCTGTTGCACGTTTTCATCCAGCACACCTCGGCATCGCTCACGATCAACGAGAACGCCGATCCTGACGTGCCGGCCGACATGGAACGCGTGTTCGATACGCTCGCGCCCGAAGATTTTCCTTACGTGCATACGGCCGAGGGACCGGACGATATGCCGGCGCACGTCAAGGCAGCCCTCTTGGGCAGTTCCGTGAGCGTGCCGCTTGCGGACGGCCGGCTGTGCCTGGGCACCTGGCAGGGAATCTACCTGTGCGAGCATCGCGATCACGCCACGCCACGCAGCCTGGTACTTACGCTGTGGGGCGAGAAGGAATGA
- a CDS encoding DUF1501 domain-containing protein gives MFRLRTGRRGFLSVGAAGLGLSLPGLLRIRQAQAEQKNYEHISAKAQSVIHIFLPGGMAHQESFDPKPYAPIEYRGELGSVATKIPGQHFSETLPKTAEMADKITVIRSMTHGEAAHERGTHNMFTGYKPSPALVFPSMGSVVSHEYGPRNNLPPYVCIPNQLNEYAGTGYLSSSYAPFSLGSAPEAKGFQVRDLNMAGGVDDVRFDRRKSALATVNEYFHAKEKSDAITAMDTFYERAYSLISSKDAREAFNIDAEPDAIRDEYGRNEAGQRMLMARRLVTAGVRFVALTYSGWDMHTQIAAGMRGALPAFDQGFATLIRDLDRMGKLDETLVMVSTEFGRTPKINGNAGRDHWPKVFSVVLAGGGIKRGTIYGSSNAVASEPEDDPIEPPDLATTIYHQLGIVADKELMAPGNRPIEIVDGGQVRKELLA, from the coding sequence ATGTTTCGACTTCGCACCGGTCGTCGCGGATTTCTTTCGGTCGGGGCCGCTGGCTTGGGGCTCTCGTTGCCCGGCCTGCTGCGTATCCGCCAGGCCCAGGCCGAACAGAAGAACTACGAGCACATTTCCGCGAAAGCCCAGAGCGTGATTCACATCTTCCTGCCGGGCGGAATGGCCCATCAGGAATCGTTCGATCCGAAGCCGTACGCTCCGATCGAATATCGCGGCGAACTTGGATCCGTGGCAACGAAGATTCCCGGGCAGCATTTTTCGGAGACGCTGCCCAAAACGGCCGAGATGGCCGACAAGATCACCGTGATCCGCTCGATGACCCACGGCGAAGCGGCCCACGAGCGCGGCACGCACAACATGTTCACCGGCTACAAGCCGTCGCCGGCCTTGGTGTTCCCGAGCATGGGAAGCGTCGTGAGCCACGAATACGGCCCGCGCAACAACCTGCCGCCGTATGTCTGCATTCCCAACCAGTTGAACGAATATGCCGGCACGGGCTATCTGAGCTCTTCCTACGCTCCGTTCAGCCTGGGTTCGGCCCCGGAAGCGAAGGGCTTCCAGGTGCGCGACCTGAACATGGCCGGCGGCGTCGACGACGTGCGCTTCGACCGTCGCAAATCGGCGTTGGCCACGGTGAACGAATACTTCCATGCCAAGGAAAAGTCGGACGCGATCACGGCCATGGACACGTTCTACGAACGGGCCTATAGCCTGATCAGCTCGAAGGACGCGCGCGAGGCCTTCAATATCGACGCCGAGCCCGATGCCATCCGCGACGAGTACGGCCGTAACGAGGCCGGTCAGCGCATGCTGATGGCCCGCCGCCTGGTCACGGCCGGCGTACGCTTCGTGGCGTTGACGTACTCGGGCTGGGACATGCACACGCAAATTGCCGCCGGTATGCGCGGTGCGCTGCCGGCTTTCGATCAGGGCTTCGCCACCTTGATCCGCGACCTGGATCGGATGGGCAAGCTCGACGAGACGCTGGTCATGGTGTCGACCGAATTCGGCCGCACGCCGAAGATCAACGGTAACGCCGGCCGCGACCACTGGCCCAAGGTCTTCAGCGTGGTCCTGGCCGGTGGCGGCATCAAGCGGGGGACGATCTACGGCTCGTCGAATGCCGTGGCCAGTGAGCCCGAGGACGACCCGATCGAGCCGCCCGATTTGGCAACCACGATCTATCACCAACTGGGAATCGTCGCCGACAAGGAGCTGATGGCGCCGGGGAACCGCCCGATCGAAATCGTCGACGGCGGCCAGGTGCGGAAGGAATTGCTCGCTTAA